The following are encoded together in the Lactuca sativa cultivar Salinas chromosome 1, Lsat_Salinas_v11, whole genome shotgun sequence genome:
- the LOC111880126 gene encoding bZIP transcription factor 11, whose translation MSSKGYLMMDEKKMKRMLSNRESARRSRMKKEKHMKDLNEQIFYFTKKRDEMVMKIEGLAKAHSALEMENIVLRTQKQELAKRLDYAKTVYGWYECDGVSGSPIGVVQEPWLRPFEQQQPSNSMPRFMGFISSK comes from the coding sequence ATGTCATCAAAGGGTTATCTAATGATGGatgagaagaagatgaagaggatgcTATCGAACCGGGAATCTGCAAGGAGGTCTAGAATGAAGAAAGAAAAACACATGAAGGATCTAAATGAGCAAATCTTTTATTTCACGAAAAAGAGAGACGAAATGGTTATGAAAATAGAAGGACTTGCGAAAGCGCATTCTGCCTTGGAAATGGAGAACATAGTTTTGAGAACACAGAAACAAGAACTGGCCAAGAGATTAGACTATGCAAAGACTGTTTATGGTTGGTATGAGTGTGATGGTGTGTCAGGGTCACCGATCGGAGTTGTTCAAGAGCCATGGCTAAGGCCATTTGAGCAACAACAGCCTTCTAACTCCATGCCTAGATTCATGGGTTTCATttcatcaaaataa